From one Lotus japonicus ecotype B-129 chromosome 3, LjGifu_v1.2 genomic stretch:
- the LOC130748030 gene encoding NAD(P)H-quinone oxidoreductase subunit H, chloroplastic: MNVPATRKDLMIVNMGPHHPSMHGVLRLIVTLDGEDVIDCEPILGYLHREMEKIAENRTIIQYLPYVTRWDYLATMFTEAITVNGPEQLGNIQVPKRASYIRVIMLELSRIASHLLWLGPFMADIGAQTPFFYIFREREFIYDLFEAATGMRMMHNFFRIGGVAADLPHGWIDKCFDFCNYFFTRVVEYQKLITRNPIFLERVEGVGVVGGEEVINWGLSGPMLRASGIQWDLRQVDNYECYEEFDWEVQWQKEGDSLARYLVRIGEMMESIKIIQRALEGIPGGPYENLEIRCFGREKEPEWNDFEYRFIGKKPSPTFELPKQELYVRVEAPKGELGIFLIGDQNGFPWRWKIRPPGFINLQILPQLVKRMKLADIMTILG, from the coding sequence ATGAATGTCCCAGCTACAAGAAAAGACCTCATGATAGTAAATATGGGGCCTCACCATCCATCAATGCATGGTGTTCTTCGACTTATTGTTACTCTGGATGGTGAAGATGTTATTGATTGTGAACCAATATTGGGTTATTTACATAGAGAAATGGAAAAAATTGCGGAAAATCGAACAATTATACAATATCTGCCTTATGTAACACGTTGGGATTATTTAGCCACTATGTTCACGGAAGCAATAACCGTAAATGGACCGGAACAGTTAGGAAATATTCAAGTGCCTAAAAGAGCCAGCTATATCCGAGTAATTATGTTAGAGTTGAGTCGTATAGCTTCTCACCTACTATGGTTGGGACCTTTTATGGCAGATATTGGTGCACAAACTCCTTTCTTCTATATTTTTAGAGAAAGGGAATTCATATATGATCTATTCGAAGCTGCGACAGGTATGAGAATGATGCATAATTTTTTTCGTATTGGAGGAGTAGCGGCCGATCTACCTCACGGTTGGATAGATAAATGTTTTGATTTCTGCAATTATTTTTTCACAAGGGTTGTTGAATATCAAAAACTTATTACGCGCAATCCTATTTTTTTGGAAAGGGTTGAGGGGGTGGGTGTTGTTGGTGGAGAGGAAGTAATAAATTGGGGTTTATCAGGACCAATGCTTCGGGCTTCCGGAATACAATGGGATCTACGTCAAGTTGATAATTATGAGTGTTATGAAGAATTTGATTGGGAAGTTCAATGGCAAAAAGAGGGAGATTCATTGGCTCGTTATTTAGTTAGAATTGGTGAAATGATGGAATCCATAAAAATTATTCAACGGGCTTTGGAGGGGATTCCCGGCGGCCCCTATGAAAATTTAGAAATCCGATGTTTTGGTAGAGAAAAAGAACCAGAATGGAATGATTTTGAATATCGATTCATTGGTAAAAAACCGTCTCCAACTTTCGAATTGCCAAAACAAGAACTTTATGTAAGAGTTGAGGCCCCCAAAGGAGAATTGGGGATTTTTTTAATAGGAGATCAAAATGGTTTTCCTTGGAGATGGAAAATTCGTCCACCGGGTTTTATCAATTTGCAAATTCTTCCTCAATTAGTTAAAAGAATGAAATTGGCTGATATTATGACAATACTAGGTTAG
- the LOC130748211 gene encoding GDSL esterase/lipase ENOD8-like, whose protein sequence is MCQAYISILWFLCVLLNELISVMEFFITQISLFVFVFTATSTTLLNPVYGGGCDFPAIFNFGASNSDTGGYAAAFEGPKPPHGDTYFHRPAGRYSDGRIIIDFIAQSFGLTYLSAYLDSLGSNFSHGANFATLGSTIILPKSVKPRGSPFFLGVQYLQFKEFKARSQFIKDQGGMFSTLMPKEEYFSRALYTFDIGQNDLIDAFSGNTTIQQVSDSIHDMVDNFVANIKNIYDLGARSFWIHNTGPIGCLPGILTKFPSAERDSSGCAKQYNEVAQYFNKELKEALAKLHEDLLVSMAYVDIYSAKYSLFCNPKKYGFEHPLVTCCGYGGKYNYIDGVVCGGTITVDGDKIFVGSCEKPSTRVIWDGYHYTEAANKVVFDLISTGAFSDPPIPLNMSCSRNFIGGARRSISSPRKKDFDEDNQ, encoded by the exons ATGTGTCAAGCATATATATCAATTTTATGGTTCCTTTGTGTTTTGCTGAATGAACTCATCTCTGTAATGGAGTTTTTCATCACTCAAATatctctttttgtttttgttttcactgCTACGTCAACTACACTACTGAACCCTGTATATGGCGGCGGTTGTGATTTTCCAGCCATCTTCAATTTTGGTGCCTCAAACTCAGATACTGGAGGCTACGCTGCTGCCTTTGAAGGACCAAAACCACCACATGGAGACACTTATTTTCACAGACCCGCTGGAAGGTACTCTGATGGCCGAATCATCATTGATTTCATAG CACAAAGTTTTGGACTTACATATCTTAGTGCGTATCTTGACTCTCTGGGATCAAACTTCTCTCATGGTGCAAACTTTGCAACATTAGGATCAACAATTATACTCCCTAAGAGTGTTAAACCTCGAGGTAGTCCTTTCTTCTTAGGAGTTCAGTACCTTCAATTCAAAGAGTTTAAAGCAAGATCACAATTCATAAAAGATCAAG GTGGCATGTTTTCAACGTTGATGCCCAAAGAAGAGTATTTTTCTAGAGCTTTATACACATTTGATATTGGTCAAAATGATCTTATTGATGCCTTTTCTGGTAACACGACTATACAACAAGTCAGTGATTCTATACATGATATGGTCGACAATTTCGTAGCGAATATTAAG AACATATATGATTTGGGGGCTAGATCGTTTTGGATACACAACACAGGACCAATCGGGTGCCTCCCTGGCATATTGACTAAATTTCCATCTGCCGAAAGAGATAGTTCTGGTTGTGCAAAGCAATATAATGAAGTAGCACAATATTTCAACAAAGAATTGAAGGAAGCATTAGCTAAACTTCATGAGGACCTTTTGGTTTCAATGGCATATGTAGATATCTACTCAGCTAAGTACTCTCTATTTTGCAATCCAAAGAAATATG GATTTGAGCACCCACTAGTTACTTGTTGTGGCTATGGAGGAAAATACAATTATATAGATGGAGTTGTATGCGGGGGAACTATAACCGTAGATGGTGATAAAATTTTTGTGGGCTCTTGTGAAAAACCATCCACTAGAGTGATATGGGATGGGTACCACTACACTGAGGCAGCTAACAAAGTTGTATTTGATCTAATATCTACGGGAGCTTTTTCAGATCCACCCATTCCCTTGAATATGTCATGTAGTAGAAATTTCATAGGAGGTGCAAGAAGAAGTATTTCTAGCCCAAGAAAAAAGGATTTTGATGAAGACAATCAATAG
- the LOC130742639 gene encoding uncharacterized protein LOC130742639: protein MGSLRVEAYGSVQGILQYCFDINDVDMASRCVNFVWAIWEARNRLVFQGITSSLDVLASRLQMIHAPPSVSISPPGRDFAAVWKRPQPNVTKLNFDGSWKTNRAADFGCVARNHHGEVMAAATVSPVDASSPLMAEVLAFRWCLSLAADLFFHDIEVETDCLKLYEAWNKHLQGASYFISILKDCKDLVLYFSSFRLSFVVDPVTL, encoded by the coding sequence ATGGGTTCTTTACGTGTTGAGGCGTATGGCTCGGTGCAAGGTATTTTGCAGTATTGTTTTGATATTAATGATGTAGATATGGCTTCAAGGTGTGTGAATTTTGTGTGGGCTATATGGGAAGCTCGCAACAGGTTGGTGTTTCAAGGCATTACGTCTTCGTTGGACGTCTTGGCTTCTCGGTTGCAGATGATTCATGCGCCCCCTAGCGTCTCCATTTCTCCTCCAGGACGTGACTTTGCAGCAGTGTGGAAAAGGCCTCAACCGAACGTGACCAAGCTCAATTTTGATGGCTCTTGGAAGACTAATCGTGCGGCGGACTTCGGTTGTGTAGCGCGGAACCACCACGGTGAGGTTATGGCGGCAGCAACGGTCTCTCCGGTGGATGCTTCATCTCCATTGATGGCTGAAGTTCTTGCTTTTAGATGGTGTCTCTCTCTTGCAGCTGATCTTTTCTTCCATGATATAGAGGTGGAAACAGATTGTCTCAAACTCTATGAAGCTTGGAACAAGCATTTGCAGGGAGcttcttattttatttctattctTAAAGATTGTAAGGATTTGGTTTTATATTTTTCTAGTTTTCGTTTGTCTTTTGTCGTCGATCCGGTAACTCTGTAG
- the LOC130745496 gene encoding uncharacterized protein LOC130745496: MANLVPGVLLKLLQHMNTDVKVGGEHRSSLLQVVSIVPALAGGELFPNQGFYLKVSDSSHATYVSLPDEDDDLILSDKIQLGQFVFVDRVEAASPVPILRGVRPVPGRHPCVGTPEDIVATHPLAFLNNGGGSSGEKVKEKEKERRVRSNGVGSGGGGGGGGGMGEGSEKKSGLLGRFKSQAQPTKPAALKIDVKKEPLPRMKSMNSRSIPSSPSSCYSLPTSFEKFANGVKQQQAKVSGKRVEKVTANVGVVETGKGGSSGKKMVVGNPIRNWMQGIDLGAKVLRKSWEGNMEVKTRESPRARGAAKVDPKPEVRSSTPRRSFSNGKLPSKEVQAPTKSSKDEHKTQMSIKKATANGTLEEQEKSSKQRTSIGKKSAEVANHGLPGNLVKVSLNSRKVTDASVQWASLPSSISKIGREVMRHRDAAQIAANEAMQEAAAAESLLQCLSKYSELTNSAKEENPQPAVEQFLTLHASLNSTLMIAESLSKPIPDGSSPDYERSKLEEALKLKSERQKHASSWVQAALATNLSSFAVFTREPQSSKLPASSNSQNQKTLMGNQPMLVLHNSSSEDSSSKVPGKTRQPLYSKHASQGATRKPGDGSANRHKQLVQPPLPEWVRGNGLDEVVNLAEMLQLQSRDWFVGFVERFLDIDGDNTLSDNGQIAGMLSQLKSVNDWLDEIGSSRDEEDEGESCQIPAETIDRLRKKIYEYLLTHVESAAAALSGGPQSSSTPIQTTQIKGKR; encoded by the exons ATGGCGAATCTGGTTCCTGGTGTGCTTCTGAAGCTGTTACAGCACATGAATACAGATGTGAAGGTTGGAGGGGAGCATAGATCATCACTGTTGCAAGTTGTGAGCATTGTTCCTGCGCTTGCAGGTGGAGAATTGTTTCCGAATCAAGGGTTTTATCTGAAGGTTTCAGATTCGTCTCATGCTACGTATGTTTCTCTgcctgatgaagatgatgatcttATTTTGAGTGATAAGATTCAGCTGGGGCAGTTTGTGTTTGTGGATCGCGTCGAGGCGGCTTCGCCGGTTCCGATTTTGAGAGGGGTTAGGCCTGTTCCGGGGAGGCATCCTTGTGTAGGAACACCTGAAGATATTGTTGCCACTCATCCACTTGCATTTCTGAATAATGGTGGTGGTTCTTCTGGggagaaggtgaaggagaaggagaaggagaggagagtgAGATCAAATGGggttggtagtggtggtggtggtggtggtggtggtggtatggGAGAAGGATCAGAGAAGAAGAGTGGTCTTCTTGGTAGGTTTAAATCACAGGCTCAGCCAACAAAGCCAGCAGCACTGAAGATTGATGTGAAGAAGGAACCGTTGCCTCGGATGAAGTCTATGAATTCAAGGTCGATTCCTTCGTCGCCGAGTAGTTGCTACTCGTTGCCGACTTCTTTTGAGAAATTTGCCAATGGGGTGAAGCAGCAGCAGGCAAAGGTTAGTGGTAAGAGGGTGGAGAAGGTCACTGCAAATGTGGGAGTGGTGGAGACAGGAAAAGGTGGTTCTTCTGGGAAGAAAATGGTGGTGGGGAATCCAATCAGAAATTGGATGCAGGGTATTGACCTTGGGGCTAAGGTTCTGCGGAAGAGCTGGGAAGGGAATATGGAGGTCAAGACTAGAGAGTCTCCCAGAgctaggggtgctgccaaggttgATCCTAAGCCTGAAGTTCGTAGCTCG ACTCCTAGGAGAAGCTTCTCGAATGGGAAGTTGCCATCTAAAGAAGTCCAAGCACCAACAAAGTCTTCCAAGGACGAACATAAGACTCAGATGTCTATAAAGAAGGCTACTGCTAATGGAACTTTGGAGGAACAAGAAAAGTCAAGTAAACAAAGAACTTCCATTGGAAAGAAATCAGCAGAAGTTGCTAACCACGGACTCCCCGGAAACTTGGTCAAAGTTTCTCTCAATAGTAGAAAAGTGACAGATGCAAGTGTTCAATGGGCTTCACTCCCCTCATCTATTTCAAAGATTGGAAGG GAAGTTATGAGGCACAGAGATGCGGCACAGATAGCAGCAAATGAGGCTATGCAAGAGGCTGCCGCCGCTGAGAGTTTGCTGCAATGTCTAAG TAAGTATTCGGAGTTAACAAATTCTGCGAAGGAAGAGAACCCCCAGCCAGCAGTAGAGCAGTTTTTAACTCTTCATGCTAGCCTAAACAGTACCCTGATGATTGCTGAATCATTATCTAAACCCATTCCAGATGGTTCATCTCCAGATTATGAAAGGAGCAAATTGGAAGAAGCACTGAAACTAAAATCAGAAAGACAAAAACACGCATCTTCATGGGTCCAAGCAGCATTGGCCACGAATCTTTCATCCTTCGCTGTTTTCACAAGAGAACCTCAATCATCCAAGCTTCCAGCTTCAAGTAATTCTCAAAATCAGAAGACTCTCATGGGAAATCAGCCCATGTTAGTACTACACAATTCTTCAAGTGAAGATTCTTCATCAAAAGTTCCTGGGAAAACTCGTCAACCACTTTATTCCAAGCACGCCTCACAAGGAGCTACTCGCAAACCTGGTGATGGGTCAGCAAACAGGCACAAGCAGCTAGTCCAACCACCGCTCCCGGAGTGGGTTAGGGGAAATGGCCTCGATGAGGTGGTTAATTTGGCTGAAATGTTGCAATTACAGTCCCGAGACTGGTTCGTAGGATTCGTTGAGAGGTTCTTGGACATTGACGGGGACAATACCTTGTCAGATAATGGCCAAATTGCAGGTATGCTCTCTCAGCTGAAGAGTGTAAATGATTGGTTAGATGAGATAGGGTCGAGCAGGGACGAGGAAGACGAGGGAGAATCATGCCAGATTCCAGCAGAGACGATTGACCGACTAAGGAAGAAGATATACGAATATCTTCTTACTCATGTTGAGTCTGCTGCTGCTGCACTCAGTGGTGGACCACAATCATCATCAACTCCGATCCAAACAACACAGATTAAAGGCAAAAGGTGA
- the LOC130748454 gene encoding hydroxyacylglutathione hydrolase 2, mitochondrial-like has translation MQILSKASTAMATFPCSRMRTGFSVWPDVRQLCFRKDFLYGFMRFFSTPLKTLRGGASRSLRVARFCSVANMSSSLQIELVPCLRDNYAYLLHDVDTGTVGVVDPSEAVPIIDALSRTKRNLTYILNTHHHHDHTGGNVELKEKYGAKVIGSGADKERIPGIDIYLNDGDKWMFAGHEVHVMDTPGHTRGHISFYFPGFGAIFTGDTLFSLSCGKLFEGTPEQMLSSLSKIMSLPEATSVYCGHEYTLSNTKFALSIEPENKELQAYAAHVASLRNKGLPTIPTTLKMEKACNPFLRTSSAQIRQSLKIAATADDIEALAIIRQAKDNF, from the exons ATGCAGATTCTCTCCAAAGCTTCAACTGCCATGGCCACCTTCCCTTGTTCTAGG ATGAGAACTGGGTTTAGCGTGTGGCCGGATGTGAGACAGCTTTGCTTTAGAAAAGACTTTCTATACGGATTTATGAGGTTCTTTTCTACTCCGTTGAAAACACTGCGTGGGGGAGCTAGTCGCTCGCTCAGAGTGGCTCGGTTTTGCAGTGTTGCAAATATGTCTTCCTCGTTGCAGATTGAATTG gtaCCTTGCCTGAGGGACAATTATGCATATCTTTTACATGATGTGGATACGGGTACAGTTGGTGTTGTTGACCCTTCTGAAGCTGTGCCTATCATAGATGCGTTGAGCAGGACAAAACGAAATTTGACATACATACTCAACACCCACCACCATCATGATCACACTGGTGGAAATGTggaattgaaagaaaaatatgGAGCAAAG GTAATTGGTTCGGGAGCTGACAAGGAAAGGATCCCTGGGATTGATATCTATTTGAATGATGGTGATAAGTGGATGTTTGCTGGCCATGAGGTGCATGTAATGGACACGCCTGGTCACACCCGAG GCCACATTAGCTTCTACTTTCCTGGATTTGGGGCAATTTTTACAGGAGACACTTTGTTTAGCTTATCATGTGGCAAGCTCTTTGAAGGAACCCCAGAACAG ATGCTATCTTCTCTAAGCAAGATCATGTCTTTGCCAGAAGCTACAAGTGTATACTGTGGACACGAATACACATTG AGTAATACAAAGTTTGCACTGTCTATCGAACCTGAAAACAAGGAACTTCAAGCTTATGCTGCTCATGTAGCTTCCCTTAGAAATAAAGGCTTACCCACG attccaACCACGCTGAAGATGGAAAAGGCTTGTAATCCATTCCTCCGTACATCCAGTGCACAAATCCGGCAATCCTTAAAGATTGCAGCCACAGCAGATGATATAGAAGCCCTGGCTATCATACGGCAAGCAAaagataatttttaa
- the LOC130742640 gene encoding flowering time control protein FPA-like: protein TLPPSKKRLLNNGNGTSEQIGAGIPRLRGPFQQPPGRKSLALDSVTSYSSRSYAFVFFNRVEDAKTTSQGSPLRGFTIRIEFAKPEKLCKNLWIGGVSSTVAKEELEVEFRKFGDVVEFRFFRDRNTACVEFPDLEDATRGMKVMNGKRLGGGQIRVDFPRSQSTKKYPCFKVGMEIRQAVPGAYALAYIRWIVLFPFQPLPMDTFGHNRPRVPNHFPGQLPLAPMRPFGPQGHDPLISAPGFNQIGPNWKRPSPPAPGMHHSSMPGIRPPTRSTSGAWDLLGVNQLQRDSKRSRTNGAFPIGNLSRNIDNHGFELEQTYRIDPVIDGGGSGPKSHLGPVGNRISAAFTGSVTSVQLDVDHIWRGIIAKGGTDMCRARCVPIGKGIATELPDVINCAAKIRLDLLTEHYADAAGFDVVFFLPDSEADFASFTEFINYLKAKNCAGVVKFVDNTRLFLVPPSDFLTKVLRVIGPERLYGVVLKFPLNPSTTPMQQSMHLPSPSTHYMQHILPTQAEYGSISAKQEQVLPVDYNRLLHEDSKLPSKPDHRATSGLYSVRPVPPNNTVSELLTPELIATLTSLPPATTQSSATVAAKTSVDSSTVKPRFPPFAPNDGNQAHLWKQQDHQITYPTSHHPQQFGSSYNVQSAQYHFYPPASTPYHYAQVVSGSDSYHFQDTAASLQQLGTVSYKPMPNFTIPSQSGQVAVSPQVGQQYHVDVSASTQGTDVSILYSSNRFQQPSNFIPPSTQVPSANGLQQQTVTPYTADTADSVNSEPPKQQHQLAFFGDQSTLQFARNLLQIQQQQPQGGHGPGNQQ, encoded by the exons ACCCTCCCACCGTCGAAGAAGCGGTTATTGAACAACGGCAATGGCACATCAGAGCAAATCGGCGCCGGAATACCACGACTGCGGGGGCCCTTCCAACAACCTCCGGGTCGGAAATCTCTCGCACTCGACAGCGTCACCTCCTATTCCTCTCGGAGTTACGCTTTCGTCTTCTTCAACCGCGTCGAAGACGCTAAAACCACATCGCAAGGTTCTCCTCTTCGCGGATTCACCATCAGAATCGAGTTCGCAAAACCT gAAAAACTGTGTAAGAATCTATGGATTGGTGGTGTGAGTTCCACTGTGGCGAAGGAAGAATTGGAGGTGGAGTTTCGCAAGTTTGGTGATGTTGTGGAGTTTAGGTTCTTCAGAGACCGCAACACTGCCTGTGTTGAGTTTCCTGATTTGGAGGATGCTACTCGGGGCATGAAAGTCATGAACGGGAAGCGTTTAGGCGGGGGTCAGATTCGCGTCGACTTCCCCCGGTCACAATCTACAAAGAAA TATCCATGCTTCAAAGTAGGGATGGAAATACGTCAGGCCGTTCCAGGGGCCTATGCCCTAGCCTACATCAG gtGGATTGTGTTATTTCCATTTCAACCTCTGCCAATGGATACATTTGGTCATAATCGTCCTAGGGTTCCAAATCATTTTCCTGGACAGCTGCCGCTTGCACCAATGCGCCCTTTTGGTCCTCAAGGTCATGATCCTCTTATCTCTGCTCCTGGGTTTAATCAGATCGGTCCAAACTGGAAAAGGCCATCTCCTCCCGCACCAGGAATGCATCATTCTTCTATGCCTGGTATTAGGCCTCCTACAAGATCCACCTCTGGTGCATGGGATCTACTTGGCGTAAACCAACTTCAGAGAGATTCTAAACGTTCAAGGACAAATGGTGCTTTTCCTATTGGTAATCTTTCAAGGAATATCGATAACCATGGGTTCGAACTAGAACAGACATATCGAATTGATCCTGTTATTGATGGAGGTGGTTCTGGTCCAAAGAGTCACCTTGGTCCGGTCGGCAATAGGATCTCAGCTGCATTTACTGGTTCTGTGACTTCTGTCCAACTTGATGTTGATCATATATGGCGTGGAATAATTGCAAAAGGAGGTACAGACATGTGTCGTGCTAGATGTGTACCTATTGGGAAAGGGATAGCGACTGAGCT TCCTGATGTCATCAATTGTGCAGCTAAGATAAGACTGGATTTGCTCACAGAGCACTATGCTGATGCAGCCGGTTTTGatgttgttttctttctccctGATAGCGAAGCTGATTTTGCTTCATTTACTGAATTCATTAACTACCTCAAAGCAAAAAACTGTGCTGGTGTTGTCAAGTTTGTTGATAACACCCGTTTATTTTTAGTCCCACCTTCGGATTTCTTGACGAAGGTTTTGAGAGTCATAGGACCTGAACGTTTATATGGTGTAGTTCTCAAATTTCCGCTAAATCCTAGTACTACACCAATGCAACAATCTATGCATTTGCCTTCACCCTCAACTCATTATATGCAGCATATTCTTCCTACGCAAGCTGAGTATGGTTCAATCTCTGCAAAGCAGGAACAGGTTTTACCTGTTGATTATAACAGATTGTTGCATGAAGATTCTAAGCTTCCTTCAAAACCAGATCATCGTGCTACAAGTGGGCTCTATTCAGTTCGTCCTGTTCCTCCTAACAATACTGTTTCTGAATTGTTAACACCTGAGCTTATTGCAACTTTAACTTCTTTACCCCCTGCAACAACACAATCATCTGCCACTGTTGCTGCAAAGACATCAGTTGACTCCTCGACTGTGAAGCCACGTTTTCCTCCTTTTGCACCTAATGATGGAAACCAAGCTCATTTATGGAAACAACAAGATCATCAAATTACATATCCAACTAGTCATCATCCTCAGCAGTTTGGGAGTTCATATAACGTTCAAAGTGCTCAATATCATTTTTATCCACCAGCTTCTACTCCTTACCACTATGCTCAAGTGGTCTCTGGCTCAGATAGTTATCATTTCCAAGATACTGCTGCCAGCCTGCAGCAGCTAGGTACTGTTTCATATAAACCCATGCCTAATTTCACCATACCTTCTCAAAGTGGACAGGTAGCTGTATCTCCTCAAGTGGGTCAGCAGTATCATGTTGATGTCTCCGCCAGCACTCAGGGAACAGATGTATCAATTTTATATAGTTCTAATCGCTTCCAGCAACCTAGTAATTTTATTCCCCCATCTACTCAAGTTCCCAGTGCTAATGGTTTACAGCAACAAACTGTGACACCCTATACAGCGGACACAGCAGACAGCGTTAACTCAGAGCCTCCAAAGCAGCAGCATCAACTGGCTTTCTTTGGAGACCAGTCAACCCTACAGTTTGCTAGAAACCTTCTCCAAATACAGCAACAGCAACCACAAGGAGGGCATGGGCCAGGAAATCAACAATAA